The following are from one region of the Paenibacillus sabinae T27 genome:
- a CDS encoding anti-phage-associated DUF1156 domain-containing protein — MALAPFEWKDKPALIEHLFPVQKISAESYKEQMAGAGKTLTPLGSYWKGRKPLILNKACILASLLPVTEDHLKDLEIFEMLMGMDAETMQKRLEASLPLSKRDSVGELLVLPYSEQVSKAKRPEELDDHFFAHIWYSVNQHLGTTAKSIPELVEQMGIARFGRRPKVADVFSGSGQIPYEAARLGCDVYASDLNPIACMLTWGAFNIVGASKEKRAEMSKAQRILAQQIQKEIDELGVETDGLGWRAKAYLYCVEVKCPETGWMVPLLPNFIVNRTESIILRLKPDPHKKIYDIEVGFANSETELYDAKNGTVQNGQVVHSPDGTTQYRVNIKTIRGDYKEGKENKNRLRMWEKADFIPRPDDIFQERLYCIQWMKKKPIGLKYDIEYRSVTDEDLAREKKVIDYVGIHLTEWQEKGCIPDMIIESGDKTDEPIRTRGWTHWHHLFNPRQLHILGVINKYISDYPEFVVMFPAMLNLQSKLCAWHNDGRKGGLQNVFSNQALNTLYNYGSRGLLDIIHYLNKTNEIESKVNTNTEVKTHPAQDLKVENDIYVTDPPYGDAVKYEEITEFFISWLRKNPSKDFAHWTWDSRRSLAIKGEDEGFRRGMVAAYRKMTQKMPDNGIQVLMFTHQSGAIWADMANIIWASGLQVTAAWYVVTETDSALRQGANVKGTIILVLRKRHQELETFRDDLGWEIEEAVKEQVESLIGLDKKVRAQNSEGLYTDADLQMAGYAAALKVLTAYSRIDGKDMVIEAEAPRQKGRKTFVDELIDFAVQTAVQFLVPVGFEKGEWQKLQAVERFYLKMAEMEHQGANSLDNYQNFAKAFKVHHFDQLMSDSSKANSARLKLSTEFKGGMMSGDAEIAETPLRALLYALHELSKEVEVEDVLLHLMDNCPNYLPNKTLLSKMADYLAEKREGLKGTKTFKPDIEASCARILSEAIRNQRL, encoded by the coding sequence ATGGCACTAGCACCATTTGAATGGAAAGACAAACCGGCATTGATTGAACATTTGTTTCCGGTTCAGAAAATATCCGCTGAGAGCTACAAAGAGCAGATGGCGGGCGCAGGCAAGACGCTTACACCACTAGGTAGTTATTGGAAAGGACGAAAGCCACTTATACTCAATAAGGCATGTATTCTTGCGTCATTACTTCCAGTTACAGAGGATCATCTCAAAGATCTGGAAATCTTTGAGATGTTGATGGGAATGGATGCAGAGACGATGCAGAAGCGCCTTGAGGCTTCGCTTCCCCTTTCCAAACGAGATTCTGTGGGGGAATTATTAGTGTTGCCTTACTCCGAACAGGTAAGTAAGGCGAAACGCCCCGAAGAACTCGACGATCACTTTTTTGCACATATCTGGTACAGCGTGAATCAGCATCTGGGTACCACTGCCAAATCGATTCCTGAACTAGTAGAACAGATGGGCATTGCCCGTTTTGGACGACGTCCAAAAGTTGCCGATGTTTTCTCGGGCTCTGGGCAGATTCCCTATGAAGCTGCACGCCTGGGCTGTGATGTTTATGCTTCCGACCTCAATCCCATTGCTTGTATGCTTACCTGGGGAGCCTTCAATATCGTCGGTGCCAGTAAGGAAAAACGGGCTGAAATGAGTAAGGCTCAGAGGATACTGGCGCAGCAGATTCAAAAAGAAATTGATGAATTGGGTGTTGAGACTGACGGATTGGGGTGGAGAGCAAAAGCGTATCTCTACTGCGTTGAAGTTAAGTGTCCGGAAACGGGCTGGATGGTACCTCTTCTACCCAACTTTATTGTAAATAGAACAGAAAGTATAATTTTAAGGTTGAAACCGGACCCTCATAAAAAAATATATGATATTGAAGTTGGTTTCGCTAATTCTGAAACTGAGCTATATGATGCCAAAAATGGTACGGTTCAAAATGGACAAGTTGTACATTCTCCAGACGGCACCACTCAATATCGAGTGAATATCAAAACTATCCGAGGAGATTACAAAGAGGGTAAAGAAAATAAGAATCGGCTTCGCATGTGGGAAAAAGCTGATTTTATACCTCGCCCGGATGATATATTTCAGGAGCGACTTTACTGCATTCAATGGATGAAAAAGAAGCCAATAGGATTGAAATATGATATTGAATACCGTTCGGTCACAGATGAAGATCTGGCTCGAGAGAAAAAAGTAATTGATTATGTAGGAATTCATCTTACAGAATGGCAAGAAAAGGGATGTATCCCCGATATGATCATTGAATCTGGGGACAAAACAGATGAGCCCATTAGAACTCGTGGCTGGACTCATTGGCATCATTTGTTTAATCCAAGACAACTTCATATTTTGGGTGTTATTAACAAATATATTTCTGATTATCCTGAATTTGTAGTTATGTTTCCTGCTATGTTGAATTTACAATCAAAGCTTTGTGCTTGGCATAATGATGGAAGGAAAGGCGGGTTGCAAAATGTGTTTTCTAATCAGGCCCTTAATACTTTGTACAATTACGGGTCACGAGGTCTATTAGACATCATCCATTATTTGAATAAAACAAATGAGATAGAAAGCAAAGTTAATACTAATACCGAAGTAAAAACACATCCAGCTCAAGACCTCAAAGTCGAAAACGATATCTATGTTACCGATCCCCCTTATGGTGATGCGGTGAAATATGAAGAGATCACCGAGTTTTTCATTTCTTGGCTCCGAAAAAATCCTTCGAAAGACTTTGCGCACTGGACCTGGGATAGCCGTCGTTCATTAGCTATTAAAGGAGAGGATGAGGGCTTCCGTCGAGGCATGGTTGCGGCATACCGTAAGATGACCCAAAAGATGCCGGATAACGGCATTCAGGTTCTTATGTTTACCCATCAAAGTGGGGCAATATGGGCTGATATGGCAAATATCATCTGGGCTAGTGGTTTGCAGGTAACAGCGGCTTGGTATGTGGTCACGGAAACGGATTCTGCCTTACGTCAGGGAGCCAACGTCAAAGGGACTATCATTCTTGTCCTCCGAAAACGCCATCAGGAGCTGGAAACCTTCCGAGATGATTTGGGTTGGGAAATTGAGGAAGCAGTAAAAGAGCAGGTAGAATCGTTGATTGGACTAGATAAAAAAGTACGGGCCCAAAATTCCGAAGGGCTATATACCGATGCTGACTTACAAATGGCGGGATATGCCGCCGCTTTGAAAGTCTTGACTGCTTACTCCCGCATTGATGGCAAGGACATGGTGATCGAGGCTGAAGCACCTCGTCAAAAAGGAAGGAAGACCTTTGTGGATGAATTGATCGATTTTGCTGTCCAGACTGCCGTCCAGTTCCTTGTCCCGGTGGGTTTTGAAAAAGGGGAATGGCAGAAACTGCAGGCTGTGGAGCGTTTCTATCTTAAGATGGCGGAGATGGAGCATCAAGGTGCCAATTCATTGGATAATTACCAGAACTTTGCTAAAGCGTTCAAAGTCCATCACTTTGACCAGTTGATGAGCGATAGCTCCAAAGCAAATTCGGCACGTTTGAAGCTATCGACCGAGTTTAAAGGTGGGATGATGTCCGGGGATGCTGAAATTGCGGAGACACCGCTTCGGGCTTTACTTTATGCTCTCCATGAACTCTCTAAAGAGGTGGAAGTAGAAGACGTGCTGTTGCACCTGATGGACAATTGTCCTAATTACCTACCCAACAAGACTTTGCTCTCCAAAATGGCAGATTATCTGGCGGAAAAACGTGAAGGTCTGAAAGGCACAAAAACCTTTAAACCCGATATTGAGGCGAGCTGTGCACGAATACTTTCGGAGGCAATAAGAAACCAGAGGTTATAA